Genomic segment of Plasmodium cynomolgi strain B DNA, scaffold: 0039, whole genome shotgun sequence:
gatgaatgaaaaaagatttatttatttttacaaaaattaaaattgcgGGTTTGTacgaatgtaaaaaatatttgtaatggtttgaaaaaaaaaaagttaggtccccttttttaaaggtaattttcaaattagtagaGTGCGTCAAGCGTGCAGCAAaacataagtatatatatgtatgtaggtgCGAGCGTGATGGGttacgtaaaaaatgcttttagACCCTTTTTCCAGAAGGGCCTAGCAACTTCCTGGTGCTCCGAGTTATCTTTTCACATGAGGGGAGGGGATTTTGAAGTTATTTCAGCTAGTAAATCAGTGTCACCCCCAAGCAGGtattctatatatatgtaataatatgtatgcactgtggagggcgtttttcttttttgttcacgaTGGCACTCTTTGCTGAAAGggatattttcccctcgttagTAGTTGCTCGCAGCGGAGAGAGCATATATgtcatgggaaaaaaatatgctgcacgattatgccatacaaataaggctTATTAATGTGCGtgcgcgaaatacgaaaaaaaatttccctgcgcagttaaataaatattgcaCTGTCTGGGCtggccttccttccgccgctaagcgcgtatatatattatatatatgtataaatatatataataccccccATGATCTCCTTCCTTCCAAAGGAgcctacttggaacggcgCGATTGATAAACTCCCCGCTAAGGGGATGTTCCTTTGGAGAAGCTACGTGCagttgcaatgcaaacaTATACGCGCTTTCTGTCCGCCGATAAGCGCCATTTATTCAGTTAAGAtgttaaagtttcaaaataaaatgtaatgcAAATGtgtgggattacaaaattattatgcagaaaaatgctaagtgtttttcaaaagaaacaagggagggaaaagaaaagctacttggtataaaaatattccacggtaatataagttgtAACCCGTCGGGGGGAGAGGACCCccccgcaaaaaaaaaaaaaaatagcaagtaaacacccAGGATGAgtaggcaaatgcggatgcaccacctcatttaGCCACTGatttgggagggaagaagaagtggtcgATCTCACagatttgttcataaaaaaaattgttatcaattggtggggaggaagaaactccaaagtgggaagaaaagttgaatacggggtgagcataccaccaaattcGCAGTGTCGCATTGGATAATTCCGTGCCAAAGGGGTTGGGGGAGGCCCCCCTAATCCCCcctttccttcccccttaGTACTTTTGGAAGCGCATCATGACAAAATTGGAAGTGTCCGTAAACTTGGAGAACTCTGCCTCATATAGGTCCTGACTTAAGTTGAGGAAGGGCTGATAAATTAGTGACTCTGGGGGATGAACAGCTGTATGttgttatttcctttttttaattgatcAAAGAATTCTTGTGAGTCATCCCTGTTCTTTCTACACACATAGAGAAAAgtgccatttgtttttaaagttaACTTAATTGAATCGATAAGTGAcgttacgttttttttatcgtatatTAAATCACTCCCAATAATGTAGTCATATGTGACAATTTGCTCTTTTTCACGTGGGtacgtattttttcattgaTCCAATCGATGTTTCATATTCTCACTTTACTCCTCCATGCTGAATCTAGGTGTCCAAAGACTTCTTCGTTTAATAGGACATTATGCTAAATGTTACTTAGAGTGAATAGATTGACATTGGTAATGAATACTTGGTTCGGTCCTTGATTAGTTCCGTTGCGAAAAATGTTCGTATGCGCGAAAATCGAAATGCTGGATAATCCAGTCCATGCATCGTGTTCTAATAGCACTTTATTTCTAAAGGGGGTACTATTCTGGAGGAAAAATTCGGAGATCCATTTGCTTATCAAGAGGCAGCACTCCAAAATGTTAATCCCGGTGATGTCATTATGTGAATGGACCTCTTCTCCTGATGTTTTGCCATCCTCAAatgaatttacaaaatagtttaatacaattttttttatccgtATAATGACCCCTTCTTcgctttcccccttttttacttttaccTTTACGTTGATGAGCAACTCGTGGGTGCACTcctgaattatttttgcgtccTCTAGATTTGTCGTGAACGATGTGTCCTTGTGGCTATTGGATGCACTGTCCACACACTTTCCTACACTGCTGCACATGCCGCCGCGCATGCCACTCACCTCGCGCCCACCCTGCTCTTCCCGCACATTCGACATGGGGTGGCTCAGAACGAGGTGCAAAATATTTCCGTCCTGGGCGTTGAAGGACTCCGACAGGATGCTCTTGCcgaattcgtttttcttcagtaGGTCGATTTTGTTGGTTTCCTTATACAGGCGAATTTGTTTCCCCCACATTTCTCCCTGGCCGTTTAAAGTAGCACCTCCGCACCCTGCCTACTGTCGCCATTTCCCAAGCTGCCATAATGATCGTCAAAGATAATGCTCCCGAAAAAAGTTCATCGagttgattttatttttgacatgGGCACTTAGCTGGTATCCCTTCTTCAAGAGGGAAATTTGCAAATAATCTTTCCTCATATGTTCAtgcagttcattttttttctttccactgtGGTATATTCTTTGCTATATAAAATGTAGTCGAATAGTAGCACTTCCTTTACAGCTTCACAATGCTTATCATTCATGTCCCACATGAGGGGGTTATTTCCACTGGCATTTAGTTAATTATGTCCAATTGCGCATTCGTATAACAGAAAGCGAAACATGTCCGCATTGTTATTTGCGCATGCGACGTGCGTGCGTATGACATAGTGGTAAGGGGCATGAACTTGCTAAAAAGTGGTGTGGCATCACGCGGGGGGtgcgcttctccttttcttttgatcAGCGCGTGAGCCAACATAATGGGAACCATGGACAAGGGccttaaaaatggcattgaAAATCCCAACATGGCTCAGCCGGGAGCTGCACATAAACGACATGATTGTTGCCAGTAGACCACTGCCTCAATTTATCCGCCCTAATTTTTCAGCATGTTTCAAATTCGTTAGCAGTGTGTTAGTACtgtgttaaaatttttagtgtttttttcgctttt
This window contains:
- a CDS encoding hypothetical protein (putative): MWGKQIRLYKETNKIDLLKKNEFGKSILSESFNAQDGNILHLVLSHPMSNVREEQGGREVSGMRGGMCSSVGKCVDSASNSHKDTSFTTNLEDAKIIQECTHELLINVKVKVKKGESEEGVIIRIKKIVLNYFVNSFEDGKTSGEEVHSHNDITGINILECCLLISKWISEFFLQNSTPFRNKVLLEHDAWTGLSSISIFAHTNIFRNGTNQGPNQVFITNVNLFTLKQIVTYDYIIGSDLIYDKKNVTSLIDSIKLTLKTNGTFLYVCRKNRDDSQEFFDQLKKGNNNIQLFIPQSH